The DNA sequence GGAGTCGGCGATGTCGGCCACCCCGTCGGTCGTCCGGACCGCGCCCCGCCGCAGCAGCGCGGTGGTCATCTCGCGGGCGTACAGGGGGTTGCCCGCCGAGATCGACACCACCTCGGCGAGGTTCGGCCCGAGCGGGGCACCGACCAGGCGAACCACGAGCTGCTCGACCACCTCCGGCGGCAGGGCGCCCAACCGGAGCAACTGCCCCTGCCGGGCCCGGACCCCCCGGCGCAGCCGGGTCAGCTCGTGGCCGTCGGGTTCCAGGCGTGCCGCGACCACCAGCAGCAGCGGCATCCGCCGGGTGGCGGCGACCAGCCGGTCCCAGAACGGCACGCTCGCCGGGTCGGCCCACTGGAGTCCGTCGAGGACCAGTACCAGCGGGGCGACGTCACATGCGGCGCGTACGCGGGTCAGCACCTGCTCGGCCAGCACGGCAGGATCGGCTTCGGCGAACCCGTCGGGGTGCGGCCCGGCGGGCGGCGGGGCCACCGGAAAGTCGGTGGACCGTTGCGGTGGCCGCATCGCCCTGGCCGCCACCTGCAGTGGCACGTACCGGTCCAGCTCCTCGGCGGTGCCCCAGGCGACCTGGCAGCCCCGGTCGGCCGCGTCGACGAACGCGGCGCTGAGCAGTGCGGTCTTGCCGATGCCCGGCTCGCCCTCGATCCAGACGGCGTTGCCCTGCCCGGTGGCGAGCGCGTCGAGCAGGGACCGTAGCCGGTCCAGCTCGTCGGAGCGTCCGGCCAGCCGACCGCCCCCGGGAGCGTCCGACGGCGCTCCGGTCGGGGACGCCGGCCCGGTCGGGGACGGCGGCACTCCGGTCGGGGGCCGGCCGCCGGCGGCCGCCGGCGCACCACGGATCCGGTCGTACAGTCCGGTGAGGACGTCGCCCGGCTCGATCCCGAGCTCGCTGCGGAGGACGTGGCGGGCGGCCCGGTAGGCATCGAGCGCCTCGGCGTGCCGGCCGGTGCGGTGCAGGGCGAGCACCAGCAGCTCGTGCAGGGGCTCGTGCAGGGGGTGGTCGCGGACCAGCCCGGTCAGCTCGGCCACCAGGCCGTCGTCGCCCGCCTCGATCAGGATCCGGGCGCGTCGGCCGAGGGCGTCGAGCCGGCGGTCCACGAGCCGGGCCCGCTCGAACTCCAGGCGGTGCCCGGTGAGCCCGGCGTACGGCTCGCCGTGCCACAGCCCCAGCGCCTCGTCGAACGCGGCCACGGCGGCGGCGGGGTCCCCCGCCTCGTGCCGCCGCACCGCCTCCGCGCAGGTCGTGGTGAACCGGTCGCTGTCCAGCTCCCCGGGGTGCAGACGAAGGGCGTACCCCGTCGGCCCCGAGGTCAGGGTCTCCCGGCCAAGAATGCGGCGCAGCCCGGAGACGTACGTGTAGACGCTGCCCGCGGCGGTCGCCGGGGGAGCGTCGTCCCAGACCTCCGCGATCAGGTCGTCGCGTCCGACGACGCGTCCGCCGGCGGCGACGAGTGCCGCGAAGACCAGCCGCTGCCGGGCCGGCCCGAGGTTGAGCTCGCGTCCCCCGCGCCAGGCCCGGACCGGGCCCAGGACCGACACCCGCAGCCGGTCGTCCGGTGTTGTCTGCACGGGTCCATCGTGACAGGTGCGGCAGCTACTCCCCGACGTCGGCGGTGTGCACGCCACGGGTTGGTGCGGCTGCGTCGTCGACCACCGTCGAACGTGGAATGTGCGGCATGGTCGGCTGGCCCGGCAGGTGCGGACGGACCCGTGCGAGCAGCGTCCGCAGCTGGTGCATCCAGCGCGCGGTGATCCGGCGTTCCCGCAGGGCCACGTGGGCGATCTCCGCGGCGGCCTCGTACTCGCCCCGCCGCTCGTGGGTGTGGGCCGCCACCCAGCGCATCTCGCCCCGCAGGGCGGGGTCGGTGGTCCGGGCGGCAACCCAGCCGGCCTCCGCCGTCGCGACCTGCTGCTGCCGCAGCAGCAGCCGGGCCAGCCAGGCGGTGAGGAGCAGCCGGTGGGCCGGGTCGAGGGCATACCGGACGTGGGCCTGGCGCAGCACGGCGAGCGCGGTCTGCGGCGCCCGGTCGACAAGTTCCTCGACGTGCTCGGCCAGCCAGGCGCCGAACCGGCCGTCGAGCGGTACCTCCCCGGCGAGCAGTTGCGCCACGACCTGCTCGGCCGGGGCGTCGGCGGCGACGAGCCGTTGCCCGAAGGACCGGTGCAGGGTGATCCGCAGGGCCGCCGGGGTGCTCTCGTGCAGGGTCCGGGCCACGACCCGGTGCCGGAAGAGCAGCCGGTCACCCTCGGTGGTGAGGACCTCGTCGGCCAGTGCCGGCGCCAACATCCGCGCCAGGTCGTCCTGGGTACGGTCGGTGGCGGCGGCCAGCGCGGCGAGGGTGGCGCCGGCCGGCTGCGTACCGGGCGCCCGTAGCTCGTACGCGCTCAGGAAGGCGAGCGCCCGCAGCGCCTGCCGGGTCTCCTCGGTGGCGGGGGCGAGGTGCGCCTCGACCGCCGCCACCAGCGCGCTCGCCGTCGGCGCACCGGGTTCGCTCACGGCGAGGTGGCGCAGGTACCCGGGATGGCCCCCGGCGTCGTCGAGGATCCGCGCCAGCCGCTCGGCCCCGGGCGGCTCCGGGGCCACCGCCCGGACGAGGGCGGTCGCGGCGGCGGTGTCCAGCGGCGCCAGCTCCACGACCTCGTCGGCGGGCAGCCCGCGTACGTCCGCCGCGCCGGACCGGGCCGCCGCCACCAGGAGCAGCGGCAGCTCGGCGGCGTGCTTGCCGAGCGCGGCCCACACCCGCAGCGTCGCCGGGTCGGCCCACTGCAGGTCGTCGACGACCAGGACGAGCGGGCTCGCCTCGGCTGCGCGGCGGACCAGCTCCACCGCCCTGTCCACGGCCTCGGCGGAGATCCCGTCGTCCGCGTCGGCGGGAGGTCCGTCGGCCAGCTGGCCGGTGGCGTCTTCGACCAGGTGGCGGGCGGTGTCGTCGGCCAGCGCCGATTCGATGCACTCGACCAGGGTGCCCAACGGTAGGTGGCGGGTGACCTCGTCACCGACCGCCCAGCCGATCCGGCAGCCGGCCGTAGCGGCACCGGAGAGGGCCGCCCCGAGCAGCGCCGACTTGCCCGTGCCGGGGGCGCCGTCGACCCGGATGCTGCGCCCGTGGCCGAGGCCGGCCTCGGCCACGGCCCGGCGCAGCCGCCGGAGCTCGGCGTCGCGGCCGATCAACGTCGCCCCGGCGGGCGGGCCGTTCCCGGCTGCCGGAGCGGCCCCGCCGGGTGGCGGGACGGCGGTGGGCCCGACCACGGGGGCCGCCCCCCGGTCACCGGCCCGCCGCGCGTCGGCCAGCATGGTGCGCAGGTCCTCCCGGCGGGGCTGCGCGTCCACGAGCCTGCGCAGGACCGGCACGGCCTCCTCGTGCCGGCCCGCCTCGACCAGCAGGGCGGCGTACCGCTCGGTGGTGGCGAGCCGCAGTTCGGTCAGGCGCAGCCGCTGGGCCTCGGCGAATGGACCGGGCACTCCGGCCAGGGCTTCGCCGTGCCACAGGCCCAGCGCGGACTCCACACTGGCCAGCTCGGCGAGGCTGTTCCCGGCGACCCGATGGCGCCGGGCCGCCTCACGCAGCGACTCGAAGCGGACGACGTCGACGGACTCCGGGGCAGGTGCAGCCGGTACGAGCCCCCGCCCGAGCTGAGCAGCTGCCCCGCCGCCCACCGGCCCCGGGCCGGTTCCAGCGCCTGGCGCAGCGTCGAGACGTACGTGTAGATGTTGCCGGTCGCGCTGGCCGGGGCGTCCTCCCCCAGAGCGCGGCGACGAGTTGCTCCCGGGAGACGCCGTGCTCGGTGCGGAGGGCGAGGACACAGAGGACGGCCATCCGTCGCGCCGACCCCAGCGTGATCTCCACGCCGTCCCGCCACGCCCGCACCGGGCCCAACAACCGGAGATCGACTCTTCTGTTCCCCACTGACAACGCTCCCCCAACCGCCGTACCTGCGTCCAGTGTCCCTCCACCGCGTCGGTGCTGCCCTTGGTGAATCGGCCCGCCGCGTCCGGCCCGGGTGCTCCGGGCGGCAGTCCGGGCAGACCGGACCGGAGCCCGGGGCACTTCCGTGATCGACCCCTTCCCCCGCTCTCACCGGGCTGGTGCACTCGACCCGTGCCGGCTCACCCACCTGCCTCGACGAGCCCGTTCGTGGGCGAACTCCTGCTCGCGCTCGCTGCCGAGGGGCGGCTCGTGCTGGACGCGGCGCAGGCCGACGAGGCCATAGCCGGCCTGGAGCGGACCCTGTCCGAGGTCCGGGCGCGGCTGCGCATCATCCGAATGTGGCAGTGCCTGCCCGCCCAGCGGGTCGACGAACTCCCCGACGATCTGGCCCAGGATGTGATCGAGGCCATTTTCGCCGACCAGCTCGCCCCCGGCCGGCTGGAGCTCGCCGTGGTGGAGATCCCCAAGTACATCGCGGCGCTCCAGCGGGCCCGGGAGACACCCCCGGCGGCGGACACCTGATCGCGACGGGCGTCGTCGCCGACGTACGCCGGGCGAACCTTCACGGTCGGCGGGCCGCCGTGAAGACCGGCGTGGAGATTCTCTGAAGAGGCATTGCGCAGACTCCACCGGGACCGACGACAACAGGAGGCATCGGTGGAACCGGTAGGGCTGATCCTGCAGGCATCAGAACCGCTCAGCCACGCGGGACTCGCCAGCTTCCTGCGAAGCTGCCCGGAGGTCGAGTTGCTGCCCATCGACGACCGGGCCGGGGCGAAGGTGCTCGTCTTCGCCTGCGAGCAGCTCACGGTGGACGTGGTGGCGATGCTGCGCCGCTCGGCCGCGGAGACCGGCCTGCCGGTGGTCCTGGTGCTCCGCGAGATCACCGAGAGCGAGTTGCTGACCGCGGTGGAGTGCCGGGTGGTCGCCATCCTGCCGCGTGCGGCGGTCACCGGCGAGCGGCTGGTGCACAGCGTGCTGGCGGCGGCCAACGGCGGCGGGGTCATGCCGCCGAACCTGGTCGGGGAACTGCTCAAGCACATCGAGCGGCTGCAACGCGAGGTGCTCGCTCCGAACGGCCTCAACGCCTCCGGGCTGACCCCGCGCGAGGTCGACGTGCTGCGGCTGATGGCCGACGGGCTCGACACCAACGAGATCGCCGGCAAGCTCTGCTACTCCGAGCGGACCGTCAAGAACGTCATCTACGGCGTCACCCACCGGCTCAAGCTGCGTAACCGTTCGCACGCCGTCGCCTACGCGCTCCGGGCCGGCCTGATCTGATCCACTTCCCGGCCGCCACGCGCGGGCGACCCGGTGCTCGGCACCATCGCTGCGCGGCGCGTTACTCGTACCGGTACTTCAGCGAGTCCGCCTCCGCCTGCTCGATGTCGGCGATGGTCAGCTCCGGCATCCGCAGCTGGGTCAGGGTCACCTCGGCCGAGGTCGGCTGGGCGTCCGCCGGCAGCCACTGATCCGGCTTCCAGGCGCCGCTGCGCAGCAGCGATTTGGGGCAGTGCGGGTAGACCTCCTCGATCCCCAGCACCAGCGCACTGGCCGGCGGCTTGCCCACGGCGGTCAGCTGCGACAACAGGTCGGGGCGGGTGGAGACGCAGGCCCGGCCGTTCACCCTGAGCGTCGTGGTGCGCCCCGGGATGACGAACAGCAGCCCGGCCCGTCCGGTGGCGATCACGTTCTGCAGGGTGTCCAGACGCTTGTTGCCGGTCGCGTCGGGGATCGCCACCGTCCGTGAGTCCAGGACGGCGACGAAACCGGCGGGGCCGCCGCGCGGGGAGACGTCACAGTTACCCTCGGCGTCCATGCTGGCGACGAAGACCAGCGATGAGCAGCCGATCAACCGCCGGGTCTGCTCGGTGAGTTCGGTCATCTGCTTCCGCACGGCCATGTCGGTGGGAAGTTCGTAGGTCCGTCGCAGCGTCTCCTGGTCGGGCACGGCGTCGACGCGCAGCGCGTCGAAGGCACTGCTGGCAAGGGCTGGTGTCATGCGGCCGACCCTAACCTTTTCATTCGGGCGGCCCTCGGCGTTGCCACGTCAACGCAGCAGTTCGGTCACCTTCTTCAGGCCGTCCCGGATCAGTTGCCCGTACGGGTCATCGCCGAGCACGCCGACCGTTTCCTCCGCATACTTGAGGTGCTCACGAGCCCGTTCAAGATCGCCCAGCTTGCGATAGCACTCGCTCAGGTTCAGGTGCAGCGACGGGTACAACCCCGCCACTGAAAGCGACACCCCGGCCTCCGCGACCCGGTCCTCGGTGATGAGGTCGGCGGCGGCCAGCGCCCGCAGATCCCAGAGCAACTCCTGCTGCACGTCGTCCTGCGCATCGGCCATCGCGTGCGCGAGCGTGCAGCGGTGCAGGGGATCCCCTTGCTCGCCCCCGATCTCCTCCCAGATCTCTTCGAGCCGCAGGCGAGCGGTTTCCCGCTCGCCTCCGTGGTTGATCTGCGCAGCCTCACCAATCCGTAAGAGCGTCGGATCCGTGATCATCTGAGATTCCTTCCTGGTCCAAGCACGACGGCCGCCGTGTTCGCACCGTTTCGGCGATGGTCGATTGTCGGTAGGTTGACTTCGTTTGCGGCCACGGGGTTTCGTCAGGTGGCCGCTCTTGCGTGGCGCTGAGCGGACAGGAAGGCCCTCGGATGAAGATCGTTGCGTTGTCCTGTACCCAGAAGCGTCTCCCGTCACTGACCGACGCGCTGCTCGAGGCGGCGATCAGCGGCGTCGTCCGGGAGGTCGGTGAGGCGGAGATCCAGCGGATTCGGTTGATCGACCATCGCATCGCGATGTGCGAAGGCGAGGACACCTGCCTTGATCCGGAGGTGGGCCGATGCACGCTCGACGACGACTTCGCGCATGTCGTCGACCTGGCCGAGGGGGCGCAGGCGATGCTGCTCGCCATGCCGGTGTACGCGGGAAACGTACCCGCGGTGCTGAAGATCTTTCAGGAGCGCCTGAAGAGCTTCATGAACGCAACGCATCGCCCCTTCGGCAACCTGTTGGTGGGGACGATCGTGCATTCGCGCACGATGCTGACCGAGCCCGCGCTCGCATCGTTGTTCCCGTGGTACCTGCGCCTGCGGAACAGGAACGTGGCGTCGGCCTGCTTCACGCAGAACGATCATCAGGACCTGACCCGCACCGCGGCGCTCGACCTGTGTGTGGCCGTGGGCCGGCAACTCGGCATGACGCTCGACGTCACCCGGTCGCCGGCCGTCAACCGTACGGCACTGCCGTTGGTTCAGTCGCCGGCTCGTGCGCGGTGCGGTGACCCGGCCGCGTCCTCGCCGTCCACGTGAGGAGATTCCGCGCGCCAGGTGCACCCGTCGCCCGCCTGTTCGCACGACACCGTGACGTCCGATTCCACGTAGCGGGCGGCGATGGCGGTGTTGAGTTCCTGGCAGTACGGGCACGGTGACGAGAAGGTCAGTACGACGCCGGCGCGGGCGGCCTGTTTGCGGTACCGGAGGATTCCACAGTCGGCGTTGCGCAGGACGGTGCCCGAGGGCTGGGGCTCACTGGTCACCGCCGAGTCGTACAGCAACAGCTGACGCTGCAGCCGGGTCATGAAGTGATCGGTGGCGGATACGCCGGCGGGCCGTTGCGCCCGTAGCAGCTCCGCGGTGATGCGGGAGTTCGCCTGGATCCACGCGGCCAGGCCTTCTTCGCCGTGCTCTCCCAGGATGAACTCCTCGGCGGCCGCCTGCGCCTCGAAGAACCGCTGGCGCCACAGGTCGACCTTCTCGGCCGGGGCGAGGGGGACGGGTCACCGGTCATGGTCCGCGTCCCTCCCGGTGGCGCCGTCCAGTTCGGCGAAGACCTCCTGGGCGACGCGTAGCCCGTTGTTGGCGACCGGCCAGCCGCCGTAGTAGGCGAGTTGGATGATGACTTCGACGATCTTCTCCCGCGACATCCCGAGGTGCAGGGCGGCGCCGATGTGGCCGCGCAGCTCCCAGTCGGTCCGCGCCAGCGTGACCGCGGTCAGCGCGACCAGTTCGCGCTCCTCGACGCTCAGGTGCGGACGGGTCCAGATCTCGCCGAACAGGTGGTCGACGGTGATCTGCAGGAACTCCGGGTAGGAACCCGGGCGCGGTTCGCGGCCGAAGACCTGCTGGAACATGGCCTCACCCCGCTCACGCCGGGCAGACGGCTGATTCATCGATCAACTCCTTGGTGTTGGCCGAACGGTTGTCAACGTCCACGACGCCACGAAGGCGACGACCAGCAGCACGGCGCCGCTGCCGAAGGCGGCCGGAACACCCACCCGCTCGGCGATGAGCCCGACGACGACCGGTCCGACCACCGCGCCGACATCGGTGCACATCGAGAAGACGGCGACGCCGCTGCCGGTCCGGCCGGCGACGACGTCACCGATCAGCGCGGCCGGTGCGGCGTTGAGCAGCGCTGATCCCGCCGCGTACACACTGAGCAGGACGACGAGCCAGGCGTAGCTGTCCACGAACACCAGGGCTGTGATCGCCACCGCGGCCACACCGGTGCCGGCGATCATGGCGAACCGGCGGCCGGCCCGATCGACGACCCGGCCGGCCGGCATGATCAGCAGCGCCTGAACGACGGCGGATATCGTGAACGCCCACCCGACCCACGTGACGTCATGCCGCCACGCCACGACCATCGTGGGGACCAGTGCGCTGCGCAGCCCGAACAGGACCCAGCCCTGCGCCAACGCCGCGAGGCAGGCCACCAGGTAGCGTCGGTCCCGCAGCAGGACCGGGAGCCGGACCAGGTCGCGGCCAGGCTCTGCGCCGGCAGTTCGGCCGGTGCGGAGCACCGCCAGCGCCAGCGCCGCGGCGGCCAGCAACAGCACGGCGTACGCCAGGAACGGCGCGGACAGGGCGATGAGAGCGAGGAGCCCGCCCACCGCTGGTCCGCAGATCCCGCCGAGCAGGAAGCCTGCTTCGAACACGGCGCTGGCCCGGCCCCGGTGCTCGGCCGGCGCGATCGCCAGGAGGGTCGCCAGCGCGGACACCGAGAACAGCACCGAACCGACACCGCCGAGGCCGCGGAACACGAGCAACTGCCCGTAGGACCCGGCGAACGCCGTCAGGGCCGAGGAGACCGCACACAGCAGCAGGCCGGCGACCAGGACCCGCCGCTCCCCGAAACGAACTCCGAGCCGGCCGCAGAACGGACTGGTGGCCAGCCGCATCAACGCGAACACGGCGACGAGCGTTCCGATCTGGGTGGGCCCGGCCCCGAACGTCGCCGCGTACACGGGGAGCACCGGGAGCACCAGTCCCAGGCCCAGCATGACGCAGCCACCGACGACACTGAGGACGTAGACCTCACGGGGGAGACTCGGGTGGGCGGCGGCAACGGGTGGGACGCTGCCAGTGCCGGCCGCCGTCACTGTCCGTTCACAGGATGATGCTGAGCTTTCCGTGCTCGTACAACGTCTCGTGGTCGAGCACCACGACCCGTTTCCGGAGCCGGAACGACTCGCCCTCGACGACGAGCTCGAACCGGTATTTTCCGACGTAGGCGTCGGAGCGTCCGTGCCCGAACCGGTGCACGACGACATTCGCCGCCACGTCGAGGTGCGTGCCCCGATCGGCCAGGATCTCCACGTTGCTGATCATCCGATTCGTCCGCGACCGGGGGTTCTCACACCACACCTCGTCGTTGAGGAGTTGTTCGATCCGCTGGCGTAGCCGGGCAGCGTCGTCGTCGATGAGCCCGAGCGCACCGGCCGTCTCCGCGCGGACGTCGGTGGCCGGCATGGAGTAGCGGACGTCGTCGGTCAGCATCTCGTCGTACCACTCGCGCAGGCGCCACTCGTCGAGCAGCCGCGCCTCACGGAAAAGGAACTGGCTCACCCGGTGCCACAACCGCACCCGGGCCGTTTCGTCGACCGTCAGCTCGGTGGTCATCGTGGTTCCGCCCCTTGCATCTCGGCCCGGTGGGCGACGTCGAGGTGACCGTCGTCGCCGTGCATCAGCCGGTCCCACTGCCGCCAGAACTCGCGGGCGGGAAGCTCGTCGGTCGTCTCCGGAATCTCCTTGTTCATGCCGCGGGACAGATCCGAGTAGCGGACCGTGCGGTTGAGATAACCCCGCTGGCACGACTCGATGATCTCGATGTCGTCGGGGGTGGCGAAGCCGGCGGGGCCGAGGAACGTCAGGTAGTGACTCTTGCGCAGTTCCCGGATGTCCGGGTCCTCGTCCCTGGGGGCCAGGGCGACCGAGGTGATGGCCATCCGGCCGGCGCCGACCGGGTCGATCTTGCGGATCGTGATCGCGATCGCGTCGATGATCATCAAGTTGGGGAAGATCAGCAGCGCACGGTTGGTGCCGGTGATCCGTTCGGCGCGTTCGGCGCCGAACCGGTCGACGAACCGTGCGGCCGTCGCCTCGATCCGCGGCCGGACCTCGGCACCGAACATCGGCGTCCAGTAGGCGAGCGGGCGGGCCGCCGCCGGTGGCAGCTCGTTGGCTCCATGCCCCAGTCCGAGGGCGCGGCCGAAGCCGCCTCGCCGTCGTGGTGGCACCGACCCCAGCGACTCCATGTAGCTGACGTAACGCTTGTGCAGGGCCCGGAAGTGGTAGATGTCGACGCTGTTCTCCATCATGAGCTTCCAGTTGGCCCGGGCTCCGTGGAGTTGCGCACCTTGGATCACCTCCATCCCGACCTCGGACTGGTCGTCGATCAGGTCGAGGTACTCCGTCGCACCCGCCAGGTATTCGGTCAGGGTGCGCGGCTGCTCGGGATCGAAGGTGACGAACACGAAACCGCGGTAACTGTCACTGCGGTGCTGCGCCAGGCCGAAGTCCGCCTTCCGGAAGCCTGGCCCGTATCCGTCCGGGATCGGGACCCCGACCAGGTCGCCCTGGTTGGAGAACGTCCAGTCGTGGTACGGGCACCGGAACGATCTGGCCTGCCCGGCCGGCTGCGAGCAGATCAGGGCCCCGCGGTGGGTGCAGCTGTTCGCGAACACCCGGATCACCCCGTCGGACCCGCGCGCCATGACCACCGGGCGCCCGCCGACGTCGCGTGCCACGTAGGAGCCCGGCCCGGGTACCTCCGATTCGTGCCCGACGTACAACCAGCAGCGATCGAAGATCCTGGTCATCTCCTGCGCGGCCAGGTCGTCGTCGGTGTAGGCGCGGCGATCCACCCGGAACGAGAGGCGCTCAAGATCATCGATCACGATCGGGTCGCCCACCGGCCGCCGCAGTTCGATCGTCACTGCTCACCCTTTCGCTGTAGCGTCTCGGCCGTGCCGATGACCAGCTCGGCCGCGCGTACGGCGGAATCGCCGCACTCCGGCTGCGCGGCGCGCAGCCGGGCCCGGTAGTCCCGGGCGGGATCGAGCAGATCGGTGACGGCGTCGGCGACCGCCTGCTCGGTGACGCCGGCCGGCTCCAATGCCGTCCCGAAGCCCGCGCTACCCACGAAGTGCGCCTGGACCGGCTGGTCCACGGCCAGCGGGATCACCAGCATCGGTGTCGCCGCCCGGATCGACTCCGCCACGGAGTTGTATCCGCCGTGGGTGATGAACACGTCGGCGCGCTCGAGCACCTCACGTTGCGGCAGATACGGGGCGGTGAGCACCTCGTCGGGCAGCGCGAGTTCCTCGGCGAGATCTCCCACCGCGGCGACCACCTGTGCGCCGGTCGCCGCCGCCCCGATGATCACCGTGCGCAGCAGGTCCGGCCGCCGGTAGAAGATCGTGCCGAAGGAGACGTACACCACCGGGCGGTCGGGGTCGAGCCGATCCAGGCCCGCGAAGGCGACCTCGTCGCCGCGGGTCCCGGCGGCACCCGGCAACCCGACCAGCTGCACACCGTCGTCGGTGACCGCGTCGTCCCCGACGAGAGCCGGAATCGTCGGCATCAGATTGAGAATCGGCGAACGCGCCGAGTGGGTCCGGGTCGACCACAACACCCCGTGCCTGGTCAGATAGTCGCCGACCTGCTCGTCGTACGGCCAGCGACCCCGACGATGCTCGCTCGGGCATACTCCACCCAGGTTGGCCCAGATCATCCCGTACGGCACGCCGGACGCCTGTGCGCCGACCATGGCCGACGCCGTGACCGGCAGCGAATCGACGAGCACGAAGTCCGGCGCCGTCGCACGGAGCGCGTCAGCTGTCTGGTCTGCCACCGGCGACGACTCGAGCATCGGGCCGATCTTCGCCGGGTCGCCGCTCCACGGCGCCATCTCGACCTGCCCGATCCCGTGGACCTGCGCCTTGCCCAAGGCCCGGCGGCGCTGCTCGTCGAGCGTGCCACCGTCCGCCGACAACAGCAGCAGCACAACCTCACTGCCGGCAGTTCGCAGCGCGTTGACCACCGGAACATACGGGTTCAGGTGCCCATGCTGAGTCGTGGTGAGGAGGGCGACGCGCATCAGATCTCCGATCCATCGAAAGAAGACGACCAGGCCGACTCAAGATCTGGTGCTGAATGCACCACGGCAGCCACGACCGCGACACCTCCTGCTTTCAGAAACGAGTCGATACGGCGACGCACGAACGGCAGAACTCTGCCTCCGGACGGGCGAGAACGCCCGGCAGGCGAAAGGGGCCGTCGACGTCCGGGTACTGCTACGAGGCTCTACGCATTCCCCACCATCGCTGAGGAGACAAATCAATCGACGCTACTCAAAACAACCTAGAAACACCT is a window from the Polymorphospora rubra genome containing:
- a CDS encoding glycosyltransferase, encoding MRVALLTTTQHGHLNPYVPVVNALRTAGSEVVLLLLSADGGTLDEQRRRALGKAQVHGIGQVEMAPWSGDPAKIGPMLESSPVADQTADALRATAPDFVLVDSLPVTASAMVGAQASGVPYGMIWANLGGVCPSEHRRGRWPYDEQVGDYLTRHGVLWSTRTHSARSPILNLMPTIPALVGDDAVTDDGVQLVGLPGAAGTRGDEVAFAGLDRLDPDRPVVYVSFGTIFYRRPDLLRTVIIGAAATGAQVVAAVGDLAEELALPDEVLTAPYLPQREVLERADVFITHGGYNSVAESIRAATPMLVIPLAVDQPVQAHFVGSAGFGTALEPAGVTEQAVADAVTDLLDPARDYRARLRAAQPECGDSAVRAAELVIGTAETLQRKGEQ
- a CDS encoding carboxymuconolactone decarboxylase family protein, yielding MNQPSARRERGEAMFQQVFGREPRPGSYPEFLQITVDHLFGEIWTRPHLSVEERELVALTAVTLARTDWELRGHIGAALHLGMSREKIVEVIIQLAYYGGWPVANNGLRVAQEVFAELDGATGRDADHDR
- a CDS encoding flavodoxin family protein encodes the protein MKIVALSCTQKRLPSLTDALLEAAISGVVREVGEAEIQRIRLIDHRIAMCEGEDTCLDPEVGRCTLDDDFAHVVDLAEGAQAMLLAMPVYAGNVPAVLKIFQERLKSFMNATHRPFGNLLVGTIVHSRTMLTEPALASLFPWYLRLRNRNVASACFTQNDHQDLTRTAALDLCVAVGRQLGMTLDVTRSPAVNRTALPLVQSPARARCGDPAASSPST
- a CDS encoding aromatic-ring-hydroxylating dioxygenase subunit beta, yielding MTTELTVDETARVRLWHRVSQFLFREARLLDEWRLREWYDEMLTDDVRYSMPATDVRAETAGALGLIDDDAARLRQRIEQLLNDEVWCENPRSRTNRMISNVEILADRGTHLDVAANVVVHRFGHGRSDAYVGKYRFELVVEGESFRLRKRVVVLDHETLYEHGKLSIIL
- a CDS encoding MSMEG_1061 family FMN-dependent PPOX-type flavoprotein, giving the protein MTPALASSAFDALRVDAVPDQETLRRTYELPTDMAVRKQMTELTEQTRRLIGCSSLVFVASMDAEGNCDVSPRGGPAGFVAVLDSRTVAIPDATGNKRLDTLQNVIATGRAGLLFVIPGRTTTLRVNGRACVSTRPDLLSQLTAVGKPPASALVLGIEEVYPHCPKSLLRSGAWKPDQWLPADAQPTSAEVTLTQLRMPELTIADIEQAEADSLKYRYE
- a CDS encoding aromatic ring-hydroxylating oxygenase subunit alpha; the protein is MTIELRRPVGDPIVIDDLERLSFRVDRRAYTDDDLAAQEMTRIFDRCWLYVGHESEVPGPGSYVARDVGGRPVVMARGSDGVIRVFANSCTHRGALICSQPAGQARSFRCPYHDWTFSNQGDLVGVPIPDGYGPGFRKADFGLAQHRSDSYRGFVFVTFDPEQPRTLTEYLAGATEYLDLIDDQSEVGMEVIQGAQLHGARANWKLMMENSVDIYHFRALHKRYVSYMESLGSVPPRRRGGFGRALGLGHGANELPPAAARPLAYWTPMFGAEVRPRIEATAARFVDRFGAERAERITGTNRALLIFPNLMIIDAIAITIRKIDPVGAGRMAITSVALAPRDEDPDIRELRKSHYLTFLGPAGFATPDDIEIIESCQRGYLNRTVRYSDLSRGMNKEIPETTDELPAREFWRQWDRLMHGDDGHLDVAHRAEMQGAEPR
- a CDS encoding MFS transporter encodes the protein MTAAGTGSVPPVAAAHPSLPREVYVLSVVGGCVMLGLGLVLPVLPVYAATFGAGPTQIGTLVAVFALMRLATSPFCGRLGVRFGERRVLVAGLLLCAVSSALTAFAGSYGQLLVFRGLGGVGSVLFSVSALATLLAIAPAEHRGRASAVFEAGFLLGGICGPAVGGLLALIALSAPFLAYAVLLLAAAALALAVLRTGRTAGAEPGRDLVRLPVLLRDRRYLVACLAALAQGWVLFGLRSALVPTMVVAWRHDVTWVGWAFTISAVVQALLIMPAGRVVDRAGRRFAMIAGTGVAAVAITALVFVDSYAWLVVLLSVYAAGSALLNAAPAALIGDVVAGRTGSGVAVFSMCTDVGAVVGPVVVGLIAERVGVPAAFGSGAVLLVVAFVASWTLTTVRPTPRS
- a CDS encoding helix-turn-helix transcriptional regulator, with the translated sequence MEPVGLILQASEPLSHAGLASFLRSCPEVELLPIDDRAGAKVLVFACEQLTVDVVAMLRRSAAETGLPVVLVLREITESELLTAVECRVVAILPRAAVTGERLVHSVLAAANGGGVMPPNLVGELLKHIERLQREVLAPNGLNASGLTPREVDVLRLMADGLDTNEIAGKLCYSERTVKNVIYGVTHRLKLRNRSHAVAYALRAGLI